Proteins encoded in a region of the Cheilinus undulatus linkage group 8, ASM1832078v1, whole genome shotgun sequence genome:
- the LOC121513151 gene encoding free fatty acid receptor 2-like codes for MQECHTGLCLSVYVITFVLGFPANILAFYTFCKKVRQKATPIDILLLNLTISDLLFLLFLPFKMQEVWNDFVWVLPYALCPLSGFIFYMTIYNSTFCLTAISVERYLGVAFPIKHTLKRKPIYAIAASIFVWIFTFLHLSVVFIVPFIGTNEAPVTHDGNVSLAAAADQLTAHRNVCYENFTPAQLEVLLPIRLELCIVLFCIPLLISSFCYVNFIRILSKLQHIDRRRRLRAIGMALGTLLVFTLCFGPYNISHIVGFITWKSPDWRDKALLCSTFNACLDPLIFYFSSSAMRGNVGSVIKGVKSRLNRCLCCHTPGGKRGGINKTEKDKEHTEEVINAI; via the coding sequence ATGCAGGAGTGCCACACCGGCCTGTGTCTGTCCGTCTATGTCATCACTTTTGTGCTGGGCTTCCCTGCCAATATCCTCGCCTTTTACACCTTCTGCAAGAAAGTGAGGCAGAAAGCAACACCGATAGACATCCTGCTTCTTAACTTAACCATCTCagacctcctcttcctcctatTCCTGCCTTTTAAAATGCAGGAAGTGTGGAATGACTTTGTCTGGGTCTTGCCCTATGCCCTATGCCCCCTTTCGGGCTTCATCTTCTATATGACCATCTACAACAGCACCTTTTGTCTGACTGCGATCAGCGTAGAGCGCTACCTCGGTGTAGCTTTCCCTATCAAGCACACCCTGAAGCGGAAACCGATTTACGCCATCGCCGCCAGCATCTTCGTTTGGATTTTCACATTCCTCCACTTGAGTGTTGTGTTCATCGTGCCCTTTATTGGCACCAACGAAGCCCCTGTAACACACGATGGCAACGTTAGCttagctgctgctgcagaccaGTTGACGGCACACAGGAATGTGTGCTACGAGAACTTCACACCAGCTCAGCTGGAAGTTCTCCTACCCATACGACTTGAACTCTGCATTGTTCTTTTCTGCATCCCTCTCCTTATCAGCAGCTTCTGCTACGTCAACTTCATCAGGATTCTGTCCAAGCTGCAACACATCGACCGACGACGCCGTCTGCGAGCCATCGGCATGGCTTTAGGAACACTGCTGGTGTTTACTTTATGTTTCGGCCCGTACAACATATCGCACATCGTCGGATTCATAACGTGGAAGAGTCCAGACTGGAGGGACAAGGCCCTCCTGTGCAGCACCTTTAACGCCTGTCTGGACCCTCTTATATTCTACTTCTCCTCCTCTGCTATGAGGGGGAACGTGGGCAGCGTCATTAAAGGGGTTAAGAGTCGTCTAAACAGGTGCTTGTGCTGTCACACGCCGGGGGGCAAGCGTGGGGGGATTAACAAGACTGAAAAAGATAAGGAACACACAGAAGAGGTGATCAATGCTATCTAA